From a region of the Enterobacter cancerogenus genome:
- a CDS encoding YfiR family protein, producing MRKSFLISLSRLTLALLLLLFMGQAAAVALTETDKSVRSIVSGIVSYTRWPALAGQPVLCIYASSRYSQALSTRNEGQSVLPYTPVIVRNDQEALSATCDAIYFGSESPAKQLELISQYQGRALLLLSEQNPECVIGSAFCLIFEGGRVRFSVNLDALSRSGVRVNPDVLMLARNTKHE from the coding sequence ATGAGAAAATCATTCTTGATCTCTTTATCACGGCTCACTCTGGCGCTCCTGTTGCTTCTTTTTATGGGTCAGGCAGCCGCAGTCGCCCTAACAGAAACGGATAAATCGGTTCGTTCTATTGTATCGGGTATCGTCAGTTACACCCGCTGGCCAGCCCTCGCAGGCCAGCCTGTGCTCTGTATTTACGCCTCTTCGCGCTATAGCCAGGCGCTCAGCACCCGGAATGAGGGGCAGAGCGTTTTGCCTTATACACCCGTCATTGTACGCAACGATCAAGAAGCACTCTCAGCAACATGCGACGCCATTTATTTCGGCTCGGAATCACCGGCAAAGCAGCTTGAATTAATAAGCCAGTATCAGGGCCGGGCATTGCTGTTACTCTCAGAGCAGAACCCGGAATGCGTTATTGGCAGCGCCTTTTGTCTGATATTTGAAGGTGGCCGGGTTAGGTTTTCCGTCAATCTGGATGCGCTATCGCGCAGTGGCGTAAGAGTCAATCCGGATGTATTAATGCTTGCACGGAATACAAAGCATGAATAA
- a CDS encoding PepSY-associated TM helix domain-containing protein, protein MTTCTPRAAWGNLLRRLHFYVGLFVGPFIFFAALTGTLYVATPQLENALYRHALHTDNVGEPQPLAAQIAVAENVVGKELRLHAVRPGLADGDTTRVMFADPTLGPSENRAVFIDPVSLAVLGDMTVYGTSGILPLRQTIDYLHTSLMLGDVGRLYSELAASWMWIAALGGIALWFFTRPKRRINNRFQNRRRLHVTLGWILLGGMLLFSATGLTWSQLAGGNVDKLRAGMNWLTPQVNTTLTGIPEVHDEHAEHHGHHAGMKMPEMALDLTLFDSVLHSARKAGIDASKLEIRPAKMADRAWTVTEIDRRWPTQVDAVAVDPHSMQVTDSTRFADFPLMAKLTRWGVDFHMGILFGLVNQLLLIAFGTALCVLILWGYRMWWMRRPANSAVNPVQTLCQSWLALSGWGRGVTVMISVLLGLALPVMGVSLAIFIVIDWLRWRAASGVSLAESSVK, encoded by the coding sequence ATGACAACCTGCACTCCGCGCGCGGCATGGGGAAACCTGCTGCGTCGACTTCATTTCTATGTCGGGCTATTTGTTGGTCCGTTTATCTTCTTCGCCGCGCTGACCGGCACGCTTTACGTGGCGACACCGCAGCTGGAAAATGCGCTCTACCGGCACGCGCTGCACACGGATAACGTGGGTGAACCTCAGCCACTGGCGGCACAAATTGCCGTGGCGGAAAACGTTGTGGGTAAAGAGCTGCGTTTGCACGCCGTTCGCCCGGGGCTGGCCGATGGCGACACTACCCGGGTGATGTTTGCCGACCCAACGCTTGGGCCATCTGAAAACCGGGCTGTCTTTATCGATCCGGTTAGCCTGGCGGTGCTGGGCGATATGACGGTGTACGGCACCAGCGGGATTTTGCCGCTGCGTCAGACAATTGATTATCTGCATACTTCGCTGATGCTGGGTGATGTGGGGCGTCTCTACAGCGAGCTGGCTGCCTCGTGGATGTGGATCGCCGCGCTCGGCGGTATCGCCCTGTGGTTTTTCACTCGCCCTAAGCGGCGCATTAACAACCGCTTCCAAAATCGTCGGCGTTTACATGTCACATTAGGCTGGATCCTGCTGGGCGGGATGTTGCTTTTTTCGGCTACCGGTCTGACATGGTCGCAACTGGCCGGGGGCAATGTGGATAAGCTGCGCGCTGGGATGAACTGGCTTACGCCGCAGGTGAACACCACCCTCACGGGCATACCGGAAGTACACGATGAACATGCTGAGCACCACGGACACCATGCCGGAATGAAGATGCCTGAAATGGCGCTGGATCTGACGCTGTTTGATAGCGTTTTGCACTCTGCCCGCAAGGCCGGGATCGACGCCAGTAAGCTGGAGATCCGCCCGGCAAAAATGGCCGATCGGGCCTGGACGGTGACTGAAATCGATCGCCGCTGGCCGACCCAGGTGGACGCCGTTGCCGTTGATCCGCACTCAATGCAGGTTACGGACAGCACCCGCTTCGCTGACTTCCCGCTAATGGCAAAACTCACCCGCTGGGGAGTGGATTTCCACATGGGCATTCTGTTTGGCCTGGTGAATCAGCTACTGCTTATCGCGTTTGGTACTGCGCTGTGCGTACTCATCCTCTGGGGATACCGGATGTGGTGGATGCGCCGTCCGGCAAACTCCGCGGTGAACCCGGTGCAAACGCTCTGTCAGAGCTGGCTGGCATTGTCGGGATGGGGAAGGGGAGTGACGGTGATGATAAGCGTCCTGCTGGGGCTGGCGCTGCCGGTGATGGGCGTGAGTCTGGCAATCTTTATCGTCATCGACTGGCTGCGCTGGCGAGCGGCATCAGGCGTGTCGCTCGCTGAATCATCCGTTAAATAA
- the dgcN gene encoding diguanylate cyclase DgcN yields the protein MNKDFTSASRPTFKRTLRRINMISVIVTMTFIWLLLSFASVVTLKEYAQKNLELTGATMSHNLEASLVFNDSLAANETLTTLGKQGQFAAAEVLNVHEKRFAYWSWNPQDNSDTLGTLVSRWLFPNPVSQPIMHNGSRIGEIRLTARDSLIGHFLWMSFAVLTGCILLASAVALTLTRSLHHGMVIAMQNITDVVHDVRTNRNFSRRVKEGRIEEFHQFGEDFNSLLDEMEEWQLKLQAKNAQLLRTAMHDPLTGLANRAAFRNSIAALMNDASAKAHSALLFLDGDNFKYINDTWGHAAGDGVLIDVAERMVEFGQKRHRSYRLGGDEFAMILYGVHSENEVQHICAALAQRFIRPFDVHNGHTASMSLSIGYALAWENASVEALLEQADRNMYLVKNQRTKTLS from the coding sequence ATGAATAAGGATTTCACTTCAGCATCACGTCCGACGTTTAAAAGAACGCTGAGGCGTATCAATATGATAAGCGTAATAGTAACAATGACGTTTATATGGTTGTTACTCAGCTTTGCTTCCGTCGTGACATTAAAGGAATACGCCCAAAAGAATCTCGAATTAACAGGGGCGACCATGAGTCACAATCTGGAAGCCTCCCTGGTTTTCAACGATTCATTAGCGGCAAATGAAACCCTCACCACCCTTGGCAAGCAGGGGCAGTTCGCCGCAGCGGAAGTGCTCAACGTTCATGAGAAACGCTTCGCATACTGGTCCTGGAACCCGCAGGATAATAGCGACACCCTGGGCACGCTGGTCAGCCGCTGGCTGTTTCCCAATCCGGTTTCACAGCCAATTATGCACAACGGAAGCAGGATCGGCGAAATTCGCCTGACCGCACGCGACAGCCTGATCGGCCATTTCCTCTGGATGTCGTTTGCGGTTCTCACCGGCTGCATTCTTTTAGCCTCTGCCGTTGCCCTTACCCTGACGCGCTCGTTACACCATGGCATGGTCATCGCCATGCAAAACATTACCGATGTCGTTCATGATGTGCGCACCAACCGCAACTTCTCGCGGCGTGTAAAGGAAGGGCGTATCGAAGAGTTTCACCAGTTCGGTGAAGATTTCAACAGCCTGCTGGATGAGATGGAAGAGTGGCAGCTTAAGCTTCAGGCAAAGAATGCCCAGCTTCTGCGTACCGCCATGCACGATCCCCTGACAGGCCTTGCCAACCGGGCGGCATTTCGTAACAGCATTGCCGCTCTGATGAATGACGCATCCGCTAAGGCACATTCCGCCCTGCTGTTCCTGGATGGCGACAACTTCAAATATATCAACGACACCTGGGGCCATGCCGCAGGCGACGGCGTGCTGATTGATGTCGCCGAAAGAATGGTCGAGTTCGGGCAAAAGCGTCACCGTTCTTACCGTCTCGGCGGGGACGAATTTGCGATGATCCTGTACGGCGTCCATTCAGAAAATGAGGTTCAGCATATTTGCGCTGCCCTGGCGCAACGGTTCATCCGTCCGTTTGATGTTCATAACGGGCACACGGCATCAATGTCACTTAGCATTGGCTATGCACTGGCGTGGGAAAATGCCTCCGTGGAGGCATTACTGGAGCAGGCCGACCGCAACATGTACCTGGTGAAAAACCAGCGAACCAAAACACTCTCTTAG
- a CDS encoding OmpA family protein, which produces MLKRYLAPLFMASLVLAGCQAPPKGKFTAEQIAAMQSYGFNELNGDWSLGLSDKILFDKNDARLRPESETQIRTMASRLAATGLNHARMDGHTDNYGEESYNEALSLKRANAVADAWAKGANIPRGNLTTQGLGKKYPVASNSTPQGRAENRRVAVVISTP; this is translated from the coding sequence ATGTTAAAGCGATACCTCGCGCCCCTGTTTATGGCATCACTTGTCCTGGCAGGCTGTCAGGCCCCGCCAAAAGGGAAATTCACCGCCGAGCAAATCGCCGCCATGCAGTCCTACGGTTTCAATGAATTGAACGGGGACTGGTCTCTGGGCCTGTCAGATAAGATCCTGTTTGATAAAAACGATGCCAGACTACGCCCGGAAAGCGAAACGCAAATCCGGACTATGGCTTCCCGCCTTGCGGCAACCGGTTTAAACCATGCGCGAATGGACGGACATACGGATAACTACGGAGAAGAGAGCTACAACGAAGCACTTTCGTTAAAGCGCGCTAATGCCGTTGCCGACGCCTGGGCGAAAGGGGCAAATATCCCCCGTGGCAATCTCACCACGCAGGGACTCGGCAAAAAATATCCCGTTGCCAGCAACAGTACCCCACAAGGGCGTGCTGAAAACCGCCGGGTTGCGGTGGTCATCAGCACGCCATAG
- a CDS encoding HlyC/CorC family transporter, whose protein sequence is MEHISTTALIVTLIVMVVISAYFSGSETGMMTLNRYRLRHRAKQGNRAARRVEKLLRKPDRLISLVLIGNNLVNILASALGTIVGMRLYGNAGVAIATGVLTFVVLVFAEVLPKTVAALYPEKVAYPSSFLLAPLLILMMPLVWLLNMVTRLLMRMVGIKADVTISSALSKDELRTIVNESRSQISRRNQDMLLSVLDLEKVSVDDIMVPRNEIVGIDINDDWKAIVRQLTHSPHGRIVLYRDSLDDAISMLRVREAYRLMTEKKEFTKEVLLRAADEIYYVPEGTPLSTQLVKFQRNKKKVGLVVDEYGDIQGLVTVEDILEEIVGDFTTSMSPSLAEEVTPQNDGSVLIDGSANIRELNKAFNWQLPEDEARTMNGMILEALEEIPAAGTRVRIDQYDIDILDVQDNMIKQVKVLPVKPLRESIAE, encoded by the coding sequence CTGGAACACATCTCTACCACCGCGCTGATCGTCACGCTGATCGTCATGGTGGTCATCTCCGCCTATTTCTCTGGCTCGGAAACCGGCATGATGACGCTAAACCGTTATCGGTTACGTCATCGCGCGAAGCAAGGTAACCGTGCCGCACGTCGTGTGGAAAAGCTGCTGCGTAAACCTGACCGCCTGATTAGCCTGGTGCTTATCGGCAATAACCTGGTCAATATTCTCGCCTCCGCGCTCGGCACCATCGTCGGGATGCGCCTTTACGGCAACGCGGGCGTCGCCATTGCGACCGGCGTACTGACGTTTGTGGTGCTGGTGTTTGCCGAAGTGCTACCCAAAACCGTCGCCGCGCTCTATCCCGAAAAAGTCGCCTACCCGAGCAGCTTCCTGCTGGCACCGCTGCTGATCCTGATGATGCCGCTGGTCTGGCTGCTCAATATGGTCACCCGGCTGCTGATGCGTATGGTGGGCATAAAAGCGGATGTCACCATCAGCAGCGCGCTCAGCAAAGACGAACTGCGCACCATCGTGAATGAATCCCGCTCGCAAATTTCGCGCCGCAACCAGGACATGCTCCTGTCGGTGTTAGATCTGGAAAAAGTCAGCGTCGACGACATCATGGTGCCGCGCAACGAGATTGTCGGAATCGATATCAACGACGACTGGAAAGCCATCGTCCGCCAGCTGACGCACTCTCCGCATGGCCGCATCGTGCTTTATCGCGACTCGCTGGACGACGCCATCAGCATGCTGCGCGTGCGTGAGGCCTATCGCCTGATGACCGAGAAAAAAGAGTTCACCAAAGAGGTGCTCCTGCGCGCCGCCGACGAAATTTACTACGTACCGGAAGGCACGCCGCTCAGCACGCAGCTGGTGAAGTTTCAGCGTAACAAGAAGAAAGTGGGTCTGGTGGTCGATGAATATGGCGATATTCAGGGTCTGGTGACGGTTGAAGATATTCTGGAAGAGATCGTCGGGGACTTTACGACCTCCATGTCACCTTCTCTCGCAGAGGAAGTCACTCCACAAAACGACGGCTCGGTTCTGATTGATGGCAGCGCGAACATTCGCGAGCTTAATAAAGCCTTTAACTGGCAGCTGCCGGAAGATGAAGCACGCACCATGAACGGGATGATTCTGGAAGCACTGGAGGAGATCCCGGCGGCGGGCACGCGGGTGCGCATCGATCAATACGATATTGATATTCTGGACGTACAGGACAACATGATTAAGCAGGTGAAGGTCCTGCCCGTTAAGCCTTTACGCGAAAGTATCGCCGAGTAA
- the trmD gene encoding tRNA (guanosine(37)-N1)-methyltransferase TrmD, whose translation MWIGIISLFPEMFRAITDYGVTGRAVKNGLLSIQSWSPRDFTHDRHRTVDDRPYGGGPGMLMMVQPLRDAIHTAKAAAGEGAKVIYLSPQGRKLDQAGVSELATNQKLILVCGRYEGIDERVIQTEIDEEWSIGDYVLSGGELPAMTLIDSVARFIPGVLGHEASATEDSFADGLLDCPHYTRPEVLEGMDVPAVLLSGNHAEIRRWRLKQSLGRTWLRRPELLENLALTEEQAKLLAEFKTEHAHQQHEHDGKA comes from the coding sequence ATGTGGATTGGCATAATTAGCCTGTTTCCTGAAATGTTCCGCGCGATTACTGATTACGGGGTAACTGGCCGGGCAGTAAAGAATGGCCTGCTGAGCATCCAGAGCTGGAGTCCTCGTGACTTCACGCATGACCGGCACCGTACCGTGGACGATCGTCCTTACGGCGGCGGACCGGGGATGCTGATGATGGTGCAACCCTTACGGGACGCCATTCACACAGCAAAAGCCGCGGCGGGTGAAGGCGCAAAGGTGATTTATCTGTCACCTCAGGGACGCAAGCTTGATCAAGCGGGCGTGAGCGAACTGGCGACGAATCAAAAGCTGATTCTGGTCTGTGGTCGCTACGAAGGGATAGATGAGCGCGTAATTCAAACCGAGATTGACGAAGAATGGTCTATCGGCGATTACGTTCTCAGCGGTGGTGAGTTACCAGCAATGACGCTGATTGACTCCGTTGCCCGGTTCATTCCGGGTGTACTGGGCCATGAAGCATCGGCAACGGAAGATTCGTTTGCCGATGGATTACTGGACTGTCCACACTATACTCGTCCTGAAGTGTTAGAAGGGATGGACGTCCCGGCAGTGTTACTGTCCGGAAACCATGCCGAGATACGTCGCTGGCGCTTGAAGCAGTCGCTGGGCCGAACCTGGCTTAGAAGACCTGAACTTCTGGAAAACCTGGCTCTGACTGAAGAGCAAGCAAAGTTGCTGGCCGAGTTCAAAACCGAACACGCGCACCAGCAACATGAACATGATGGGAAGGCGTAA
- the rimM gene encoding ribosome maturation factor RimM (Essential for efficient processing of 16S rRNA), which translates to MMSNKAPVEPIVLGKMGSCYGIRGWLRVFSSTEDADSIFNYQPWFIQKAGKWEEVELESWRHHNQDIIIKLKGVDDRDAANALTNCEIVVDSSQLPQLEEGDYYWKDLMGCQVVTTEGYSLGKVIDMMETGSNDVLVIKANLKDAFGIKERLVPFLDGQVIKKVDLTTQTIEVDWDPGF; encoded by the coding sequence ATGATGAGCAATAAAGCACCTGTTGAACCGATCGTATTGGGAAAAATGGGTTCTTGCTACGGTATCCGTGGTTGGCTCAGAGTGTTTTCCTCCACTGAAGACGCTGATAGCATTTTTAATTACCAGCCCTGGTTTATTCAGAAGGCCGGTAAGTGGGAAGAGGTCGAGCTGGAAAGCTGGCGTCACCACAATCAGGACATCATCATCAAGCTGAAAGGCGTTGACGATCGTGATGCCGCGAATGCGCTGACTAATTGTGAAATTGTCGTGGATTCGTCGCAGTTGCCACAGCTGGAAGAGGGCGACTACTACTGGAAAGACCTTATGGGTTGCCAGGTGGTCACTACTGAAGGCTACAGCCTGGGGAAAGTCATCGATATGATGGAAACCGGGTCAAATGACGTTCTCGTCATTAAGGCAAACCTGAAAGATGCATTTGGCATCAAGGAGCGGTTGGTTCCGTTCCTCGATGGACAGGTTATCAAGAAAGTCGATCTCACTACTCAGACGATTGAAGTAGATTGGGATCCTGGTTTTTAA
- the rplS gene encoding 50S ribosomal protein L19, whose protein sequence is MSNIIKQIEQEQMKQDVPSFRPGDTVEVKVWVVEGSKKRLQAFEGVVIAIRNRGLHSAFTVRKISNGEGVERVFQTHSPVVDSIAVKRRGAVRKAKLYYLRERTGKSARIKERLN, encoded by the coding sequence ATGAGCAACATTATTAAGCAAATTGAACAAGAGCAGATGAAGCAGGACGTACCTTCCTTCCGTCCGGGTGATACCGTGGAAGTGAAAGTATGGGTTGTTGAAGGTTCCAAAAAACGTCTGCAGGCATTCGAGGGCGTGGTTATCGCTATTCGTAACCGCGGTCTGCACTCTGCATTCACTGTTCGTAAAATTTCCAACGGCGAAGGCGTTGAGCGTGTCTTCCAGACTCACTCTCCGGTAGTTGACAGCATTGCTGTTAAACGTCGTGGTGCTGTACGTAAAGCTAAACTGTACTACCTGCGTGAGCGTACTGGTAAGTCTGCTCGTATTAAAGAGCGTCTGAACTAA
- a CDS encoding DUF2799 domain-containing protein, with the protein MRAIASALLMLCLAGCQIDPYTFQPDWTSPDWFTAGKEDAMNGLPVKDNATLADNLNDRHVDRHAYLRGYADGQKRVCEEEFIYAWGLAGKSFPASCEGTEKALKLHEAWQKGMDESIKSSRLN; encoded by the coding sequence ATGCGTGCAATCGCGTCTGCACTATTGATGCTATGTCTGGCAGGCTGCCAGATTGACCCGTACACCTTTCAACCAGACTGGACGAGTCCTGACTGGTTTACCGCAGGAAAAGAGGACGCCATGAACGGCCTGCCTGTTAAAGATAACGCGACGCTGGCCGATAACCTTAACGACAGGCATGTCGATCGACATGCCTATCTGCGCGGCTACGCCGATGGTCAAAAAAGAGTCTGCGAAGAAGAATTTATTTACGCCTGGGGATTAGCGGGTAAATCATTTCCGGCCAGTTGTGAAGGCACAGAAAAAGCCCTGAAGCTGCACGAGGCGTGGCAAAAGGGAATGGATGAAAGCATCAAAAGCAGTCGGCTTAATTGA
- the rpsP gene encoding 30S ribosomal protein S16 — protein sequence MVTIRLARHGAKKRPFYQVVVTDSRNARNGRFIERVGFFNPLAAGAEEETRLDLDRIAHWVGQGATVSDRVATLIKAANKAA from the coding sequence ATGGTAACTATTCGTTTAGCTCGTCACGGCGCTAAAAAGCGTCCGTTCTACCAGGTTGTTGTAACCGACAGCCGTAATGCACGCAACGGTCGCTTCATCGAGCGCGTTGGTTTCTTCAACCCACTGGCCGCTGGCGCAGAAGAAGAAACTCGTCTGGATCTGGATCGTATCGCTCACTGGGTTGGCCAGGGCGCTACCGTTTCCGATCGCGTTGCTACGCTGATCAAAGCAGCAAACAAAGCAGCTTAA
- a CDS encoding cytochrome C assembly family protein, with translation MPVFALIALVAYSVSLALIIPGLLQKNSGWRRMAILSAVIALISHAFALESRILPGDGSVQNLSVLNVGSLVSLMICTVMTIVASKNRGWLLLPIIYAFALINLALATFMPNEFITHLEATPGMLVHIGLSLFSYATLIIAALYAMQLAWIDYQLKNKKLAFNHEMPPLMVIERKMFHITQVGVVLLTLTLCTGLFYMKNLFSVENIDKAVLSIIAWFVYIVLLWGHYHEGWRGRRVVWFNVAGAGILTLAYFGSRFIQQFAG, from the coding sequence ATGCCCGTTTTCGCACTGATCGCCCTTGTTGCCTACTCTGTCAGCCTCGCGCTGATTATTCCCGGCCTGCTGCAAAAAAACAGCGGCTGGCGGCGCATGGCCATTCTTTCGGCGGTGATCGCACTGATTAGCCACGCCTTTGCGCTGGAATCACGTATCCTGCCCGGCGATGGCAGCGTGCAAAACCTGAGCGTGCTGAACGTGGGCTCGCTGGTAAGCCTGATGATCTGTACGGTGATGACCATCGTGGCGTCCAAAAATCGCGGCTGGCTGCTGCTGCCGATAATCTACGCCTTTGCGCTGATTAATCTGGCCTTAGCCACTTTTATGCCCAACGAGTTTATTACTCATCTGGAAGCCACGCCGGGAATGCTGGTGCATATCGGCCTGTCGCTGTTCTCGTATGCCACCCTGATTATTGCCGCGCTCTATGCCATGCAGCTGGCCTGGATTGATTACCAGCTGAAAAACAAAAAGCTGGCCTTTAATCATGAAATGCCGCCGCTGATGGTGATTGAGCGTAAGATGTTCCATATCACGCAGGTGGGCGTTGTTCTGCTCACGCTCACGCTCTGTACCGGCCTGTTTTATATGAAAAACCTGTTCAGCGTGGAGAATATTGATAAAGCCGTTCTCTCCATCATCGCGTGGTTTGTCTATATTGTCCTGTTATGGGGCCATTATCATGAAGGCTGGCGCGGTCGCCGCGTGGTCTGGTTCAACGTTGCGGGTGCAGGCATTCTTACTCTTGCCTATTTTGGCAGCCGCTTCATACAGCAATTTGCTGGTTAA
- the ffh gene encoding signal recognition particle protein — translation MFDNLTDRLSRTLRNISGRGRLTEENVKETLREVRMALLEADVALPVVRDFINRVKEKAVGHEVNKSLTPGQEFVKIVRNELVAAMGEENQVLNLAAQPPAVVLMAGLQGAGKTTSVGKLGKFLREKHKKKVLVVSADVYRPAAIKQLETLAEQVGVDFFPSDVAQKPVDIVNAALKEAKLKFYDVLLVDTAGRLHVDEAMMDEIKQVHASINPVETLFVVDAMTGQDAANTAKAFNEALPLTGVVLTKVDGDARGGAALSIRHITGKPIKFLGVGEKTDALEPFHPDRIASRILGMGDVLSLIEDIESKVDRAQAEKLASKLKKGDGFDLTDFLEQLRQMKNMGGMASLMGKLPGMGQIPDNVKSQMDDKVLVRMEAIINSMTLKERAKPEIIKGSRKRRIAAGCGMQVQDVNRLLKQFDDMQRMMKKMKKGGMAKMMRGMKGMMPPGFPGR, via the coding sequence ATGTTTGATAATTTAACCGATCGTTTGTCGCGCACGCTGCGCAACATCAGCGGCCGCGGACGCCTTACTGAAGAAAATGTTAAAGAGACGCTGCGCGAAGTCCGCATGGCGCTGCTCGAAGCCGACGTGGCGCTGCCGGTCGTGCGTGATTTCATCAACCGCGTGAAAGAGAAAGCGGTTGGGCATGAAGTTAACAAAAGCCTGACCCCGGGTCAGGAGTTCGTCAAAATTGTCCGTAACGAACTGGTTGCGGCAATGGGCGAAGAAAACCAGGTGCTTAACCTGGCCGCTCAGCCACCGGCCGTGGTGCTGATGGCGGGCCTGCAGGGTGCGGGTAAAACAACCAGCGTCGGTAAGCTGGGTAAATTCCTGCGCGAGAAGCACAAGAAGAAAGTGCTGGTGGTCTCCGCGGACGTTTATCGCCCGGCGGCGATCAAACAGCTGGAAACGCTGGCTGAGCAGGTTGGCGTGGATTTCTTCCCGTCTGACGTCGCTCAGAAACCTGTCGACATCGTGAACGCGGCGCTGAAAGAAGCGAAGCTGAAGTTCTACGACGTGCTGCTGGTGGATACCGCTGGCCGTCTGCACGTTGACGAAGCGATGATGGACGAAATCAAGCAGGTTCATGCCTCTATCAATCCGGTAGAGACCCTGTTTGTTGTCGATGCCATGACCGGTCAGGATGCGGCAAATACCGCGAAAGCCTTCAACGAAGCGCTGCCGTTAACCGGTGTGGTGCTGACCAAAGTGGACGGTGACGCCCGCGGCGGTGCGGCGCTCTCTATTCGTCATATCACCGGTAAGCCGATCAAATTCCTCGGTGTTGGTGAAAAAACCGACGCGCTGGAGCCGTTCCACCCGGATCGTATTGCCTCCCGTATCCTCGGCATGGGCGACGTGCTGTCGCTGATCGAAGATATCGAGAGCAAAGTTGACCGTGCGCAGGCCGAGAAGCTGGCCAGCAAGCTGAAAAAAGGCGATGGGTTTGACCTCACCGACTTCCTTGAGCAGCTGCGCCAGATGAAAAACATGGGCGGCATGGCGAGCCTGATGGGCAAACTGCCAGGCATGGGCCAGATCCCGGACAACGTGAAGTCGCAGATGGATGACAAGGTGCTGGTGCGTATGGAGGCGATCATTAACTCAATGACGCTGAAAGAACGTGCGAAGCCAGAAATCATTAAAGGTTCGCGTAAACGCCGTATCGCCGCAGGTTGCGGTATGCAGGTGCAGGACGTAAACCGTCTTCTGAAACAGTTCGACGACATGCAGCGCATGATGAAGAAAATGAAGAAAGGCGGCATGGCGAAGATGATGCGCGGGATGAAGGGGATGATGCCCCCAGGATTCCCTGGCCGCTAA
- a CDS encoding DUF2946 domain-containing protein encodes MNNVLHQHTWKRTAALTALFAILLIVVAPLISVALQKDPMSAMPGMHHDMSMMSMDEHHGDMQHSLPVDHAEACGYCVLLAHVPGMMLALIVLLVAIVQRLRVRPPRQAVSHWHFFPWLYPDTRAPPRWSAFSL; translated from the coding sequence GTGAATAACGTACTGCATCAGCATACCTGGAAACGCACAGCGGCATTGACCGCGCTGTTCGCGATCCTGCTGATCGTCGTGGCACCGCTTATCTCCGTTGCGCTGCAAAAAGATCCCATGAGCGCCATGCCGGGCATGCATCATGATATGAGCATGATGTCGATGGATGAGCATCACGGCGATATGCAGCACTCGCTCCCCGTCGATCATGCCGAAGCGTGTGGCTATTGCGTGCTGCTGGCGCATGTGCCGGGCATGATGCTGGCGCTGATCGTCCTGCTCGTTGCGATAGTGCAACGGCTTCGCGTGAGGCCGCCGCGGCAGGCGGTTAGCCACTGGCACTTTTTCCCCTGGCTCTATCCTGATACCCGCGCGCCGCCGCGTTGGTCTGCTTTTTCCCTTTAA